The Cryptomeria japonica chromosome 2, Sugi_1.0, whole genome shotgun sequence region aatcaggacttagCCTTGGGGAAAATATAGGAGAGATGGTGAAAATATAGGTTTGTGgggtggtgtgagtagaatcaaaacaATCACTGGGCTTCAAAAGACAAAGCACCAAGGTAAGGTCTATTGTATGcggatacaatttacgacgctaaaCAAAATATCTAAATCTTCTAATTGATTCAATATCCACTAAACTGAATACATCTGAGTGAATAATTTACAATTTACTCTTAGATTTATTACTACTTGaagaaaattattttctattttgttttcaaaACACACAATGTTCACAAAATTTGAAACTCTcatcaaaataagaaaaattatcTGTCATTTTTTTATTCAAAATGATTTTTAAATCATTCTCACTATTGTGGACCAATCTGTGGTGCCACAACACACAAGTATTTTCAGATTTCATTAAATTAGAATATTTAACAATTATAGTGGCTTCCAGCTTAAAAAGAGTCTCCTTCTTTGTCCCTCTTGCTACCTCTAGGTTTCCTCTTACCTATATGGAACCATGTTTGTCAAGTGTTACATGCAATCTCATATCattcaaaataaaaattgaaattgaatttctTTCTAAATATGGGATATGTGAAACACTTGAAAGAGATTTTATTCTCCAATCACTGAAACACAACTAAATCATACCCCTTTCCAACAATAAGATATGAATAATTATCATCGATGTAGAAATTTCTCCTTCATCATACTTTTCATATGTGGAAAACCACTCCTTATAAAGAGTCATATAGTACAAGCATCCCAAATCAATTAGCTGATATTCTTTAGTCACTACATGAAGCAAAGAAATCAAAGCATCATAACCTGAATTTGAGGATTTCTCTGTAGAGGAATCAAACTATTTCTTTGGATTCTTGTATTCCTTCATAACATGTCCTATCTTTCCACAATTCTAATACTTCACTTATTAGCTAATTTTTAATTTGACAGAAATATTAAAACTTATTAATCAACAAAAACAGAAAGATTTCATCTTAATCATAGCTATCACCACAAATTCAAAGTCCAAAAAAGGCATTAAATTAAAAAACAATGCATACTCAAACATTGAAACATGGTTTTGAGAAAGCAAAAGATTAGTTTTAATCCAAGCAATGGAGTTTGTAACATATAAATTCGCTTCAAATGATTAGAAACactcaattattctatttataaTGGTTTGTGAGTATACCATCCATGCTTCTTGGTTGTTCACTTCACAGAATCAGAGCAAGAGGAGGAACCATTCTAATAGTGCTTAGCAATGGGATAGATTTCGTAGCGCAGGTTGCAGCTGTCCATGAAAATTTGAACGCCCACTCTCCCACTACAACAACTGAACATCTGTTCTATACCCTTGGACAGACAAGTCGCACAGTCCTTAGCCGAAACATCTCTCCAGCACATCTGCATTCCATAGATGGTCACATTGGAAGAAACAACAGTCGACCCCAAAACAAACTTAATGTCACTTACAGGAGCCTTAGTTGACAGATCGGCCATAAGCCCACGGGCAGCTTCATTAAAACGTTCATCATTATCACTGTTGACATTGACAAGGCCATACCAGTAGCTGCTATCTACCTTGGACAGAAAACTGTAATTCTCATAACGAAGGAAACAAAACTCCAACTGAACACGGGCTCCAATGGCGTTTGGGCAGTCACGGCGAATGGATTCAACAGCCTGCTCTGAACATGCACGACAGTCTGGGGGTGAAAGATCTCCTCTGCACTGGAGGCGTCCCTGCAAGCTTTGGAGTTTTGGTAATGACTCACATTTTGCAAGTAATTGATCTTCAGATCCGGTCACACAGCTGAAGCCTGTCTTGGGCGTTTTGTCAGCTAGGGTTTTTAAGACCTCGTTCACGTTGGCGTCGAATTGGGTGCCGTGGGAGTACTTGACGACATTACATGCTGCGTATATCTCGCCCACCGATGAGGATTCGATCATAACAACAGATGAATCACTGCACTCTCCTACCATTATCATGTACAAGATTGATAGCCATGCAGCCAGATATAGCGGCATTCTTGTTGTAGTGCTCGCAGAGAAAATCATGGAATTTGGCAGCTAATCGTTGAAGATATGTGATTAAACACTCTGAGCTGTTCACTTTATATAGAGATGGAAAACGAAGACTGGGCCATATCTTTCAACAATGAGGGCGCCTGTGTAGATGACCTTGACTCTACGTGTTTCTAGAAGCTTTAGATTACGAAATTGTGGCCGCTGATAATGCAGATCGCCGACATTGACAGTAAATGATAGTTGACATGGTAATCGGGTGACGACTTCGCACCACAAAAATCTAAAACTTAGGTCAACATTTGCTGCTCTTCGAGATAGTGGATTTGGCAGAGAGATAACATTTCAACGATGAAGACAAAAGAAATTCATATCTTAATATCAATCAACACATTATTGAAGGTAGGGGATGCAAGTTGAAAACTTATCATATAACATATTATTTCATTTatgttatattataataataatagtaCATCAAGCCTaccatattattaaaaaaaaatgatctcaATTAATATTCAATGATCGTATTTTCTTGGACTtatatcaaaaaaaatattaaatattcaaagTGTTCTATTTTTATTATCTAGGAAAGATGGAATGGGTTGGTAAATTATGCAAGCCATTTCTACCTAACATAAGTATCTATAGTCATCAAATCAAATAAACTTGATATGGAAGGAATTgctgaaatttctcaaaaatcaaagtaatatattttaattttacatTATTGTATGCAAATTCTTAGTCAAACAATTCAATTACATGTCAATGGACTCCTTAATTTCCTCGGTGTCATTATATACCATAAACAAACTAGCTAGCATAGATAATAAGGAGGTTCTTCTAGGATATTATGTCACATCAAACACACTTCTTTacacaattgcttgtcttatgtccaaCATCATTCCAACCATCCCCTTCCTAATCTCTATAATATCCTTACAACTAGTCTCCCTCATCATTTCCTATAATTTCAACATCTAAACACATAGCTTTATATTGTAAGATATATAGTTAGAAAGTGCTCAAATACCTAGCTATAGTTACCCAACTAGTAGAAAGTGTATACTCAAAAAGTGTCTTAACTTTGGCTCTCAATTTCTTTTTTCCCCATTACATTTTTCTTTGGCTCAACACCTAAACACATAgaccatttttttattttcatacaTGAGACTACCTACCACCTTACAACCTCACTTCCACCTACCATACTAGAGCACATAATGAATTTCAAGGTATGATTGATGAAAAACTTTTTATTAATGCCCATAGTTTTGGCCTTTATACAATTTCATGCCATCGCCTTCCAAGATAAACTTTTAATTTTGGTATACCCCACCTTATCACATCATAACGCCTCAACATTTAATATGATCTAGACACAATGATATCATACATGTTGCTTAATAGTGAGAGGGCTAGTAGTTGTGCAAGTTAACTTTATGACCATGTCGCAGCTGCATGGAATATCATAGGACCTTCAGAAATTTGAACTGGCCTCTTATCTATCCATAATTAAGTTTTGGAGGTGTGACTCATCACACAACTTTTCACATCaacactgttggtattatggatgacttcatcatgtgttgcattggttttgtcattgatgtcaatacttatcttctagaggtctacattgtttttgataaggataaacgggttttacaaggacccaaaagCTAAAGTTTTACAATAGTCGACCAATAGCCAAATCGAcaagaaacaatagaaaaacagGGGAGCAAcctcgaacaaaaacaaaaacaaaagaaacataGAGAAACAAGACGAAGCAAAAAAGCCCTCAGTTAAATGAGAGCACcaggtccttgttcttttggatggaaatcctattgatttcctcaagaccctccatgatgaatctagaggtacccttgttgctaCTTCTACTCCTAGTTTTGGAACTGGGTCCCGTGGTTTTAGAGTCTCCAgcagccacatcatcaccaccaagATCTTTCACTAGGTCACTGTGGAAGgatctataggagttgagaaaatacaacaccacaggagcccaaataatctctgcaagctgaaaaacctattacaaggagaagcaatgaagcaaatcacagaaggaaagaatacataggaaaaatatgctccaaaatgtattgtcaataataatccttcttcatacaatgaaaagaaaaaactcAACCTTTaaaaggtcaagaaaccctaaaagggaaaacctaggtttgcacataataattaattaaaataattaattatatgcacctaaagttagcttaagtgtaaaagagataaagggaacttaaataattaaacaaatattgtttaattaatcaagtaaatacccgaatactctaacacccccccttaagatagacttagggagaagctaaaacctagaacagctactaaaagcaataaagatgggtcctgacaacaaggcctgatcaagtacccaaatacaatgaaatctctatgaactagagaaatagagaaaaccatgtgggaacaaaactctactccaaaaagagataaaaataatatcactgaagcatgaagaccttgcaaactctgtcgaagaataaccactgatctgaagaacatccactgaactagaacatgaccaggtagagaagactgtaatctgtatgagtgccctcaaatgacactactcgaatcaggaggcaaataaggcaaaacaacaaaaatcgaagatacagatggcatgagaaacaaaagcctgaagagttgatcaatcgaaccacggaagcagtagaaccaacaggataaacctccccatattgcggaagtgggagagggacatgaacactgaaaaggacagccaaaaacaactgcatgacgaagaaccaagaacatcaaaggtgttgagacacatcatcatgaggtgaatttcatggaaggaacactcacttgacaaaggaagatggcaaacaacaggaaaacatcaaccccctcatggcactcgatcaacagtgcatgtacaacaagacacaagatatgcaagattccaagtaaacaatgcatgatggcactttatctcagtgcatttgcatatatacaatgctaaaatgataagaagactggaaaaagaAACTAGAATCAAaccagagacaccctactcagaaaagagatcacAGGACCTAAAACAACCACAATATCCACCAAAgtcttgaaaagaaaaaaactgaataaaatatgcatggagtagaatctaaaaaaaaaaaactcatatttttggaaagtacacagaacacgctttccaaaaatataaagttttcaaaaaatggaagtcggatgctcattctacgtctcccggagtgcaaaaaagagacctcactttgactgcaaaaaaacacagtcaaacagaaaaattagaaaaaattaccaacaccatgaggtcagccTCAGAACCAACTtttcgatgcctattcatttttgaaaaaatgacttcgtatgcccaagatagggccaaaaaaccaaacccccctgaaAGAGCCAAAAAAAGGGATCTGGTGGCTGGTGGCTGGTCCGGTGGCCAGGGAGCATCGCTTTGCTGGCGGCCAGGTGGAGCTCTAATGGCAAGGCAGAGCGTCCCCAGTGGCTGGGTAGAGCGGGAGAGATAAAAAGAatatcactaaagcatgaagaccctgcaaactctgtcgaagaataactgttgatctgaagaacatccactgaactacaacgtgaccaggtagagaagattgtaatctgcatgagtgccctcaaatgacactacttgaatcaagaggcaaacaagacaaaaacaactgaaatcaaagatgtagatggcatgagaaaccaaagcctgaagagctgatcaatcgaaccacggaagcattagaaccaacaggataaacctccccataatggggaagtgggagagggacaggaacactgaaaaggacagccaaaaacaactgcatgatgaagaatcaagaaaatcaaaggtgctgagacacatcatcatgaggtgaatgtcatggaaggaacactcacttgataaaggaagatggcaaacaacaggcaaacatcaaccccctcatggcacttgatcaacagtgcatgtacaacaagacacaagatatgcaagattccaagtaaacaatgcatgatggcactttatctcagtgtgtttgcataattacaagctacaatgataagaagactggaaatagaaactagAATCAAAATAGAGACACCTTACTcaaaaaagagatcccaggacctgaaacaaccacgatatccaccagagtgctgaaaagcaaaaaactaaataaagtatgcatggagtagaatgtgaaaaaaaactcatatttctggaaagtacatagaacatgctttccgaaaatataaagttttcgaaaaacggaggtcggatgctcattctacctctcccggagtgcaaaaaagagacctcactttgactacaaaaaaacatagtcaaacagcaaaatttgaaaaaattaccaacaccatgaggtcggccttggAACCAGCTTTTTgacacctattcgttttcaaaaaaatgactctgtatgcccaagatagggccaaaaaatcaaaccccccctgaaagagccaaaaaagggggtctggtgGCCGGTGGGTGGTCCGGTGGCGCATCGGTGGTGGTCGGGTGGCAAGGCGGCGGTCGGGTGGCAGGGTGGCGGCCCGGTGGCTAGCCGAAAAAAAGGGCCGGGGTAGCAGCGGGGCCAGGCGGCTGAGTGGCGAGGGCCAGGGCGGAGGCCACAAGGCCAACAACGGGCTGGGCAGCTGAGCGGGGAGTTGGGGCCGCAGGCTAAGTGGCGGGGGCCAAGGCGGAGGCCGCATGGTGGTAGGTTGTAGGCTGAGCGGGGAGCTGGAGCCGCAGGCAGGCGGGAGCCATAGGCAACGGCGGTGGAAACTTCCGGCGGCAGCTGTGCAGAAGGCTGTGGGCGCAGGGAGTAGCGGTGGCCAGGGAGGTGGGGCTGTCGGGAAGCGGCGATCGAAGAGCAGTAGGGCCGTCGGAGGGTTCTGAGTGGCGGGGAGAAGACGTCGGCGGAAGGGGCCGGAAACCGGAGGCGCAGGGAGCTGGAAAAGGATGGAGGGGCCACTGGGGCTGGACTGACAGGTCTAACAGgcctgtcagtccggtaccctgcggtacccaaaaaactttttcccaattttttttttaaaagccctTTTTTTTGCTTcgttttttttgcaataaaaatttttttaataaaaaaaacaaaaatccgGCCtccatgtcgtaaaaaggcaaaaaaaaattatttttttcttgatCTACGTGCGAGGGTCATAcagcctggatctgagaaaaaaattcactcacaggctcaggaaccaaaataggtcgaattttatatgactataggggtttttgagccttctgagcacgatggtgaggtccatttaggcccaaagtgctcagagaaaaaggtcaaaccctaggtgcataaaaaactttttgaaaccccagatctgcttccaaagcaaaaattctcaaaacaagaacagatagctacagatctaaagctctgat contains the following coding sequences:
- the LOC131045259 gene encoding cysteine-rich repeat secretory protein 55 yields the protein MIFSASTTTRMPLYLAAWLSILYMIMVGECSDSSVVMIESSSVGEIYAACNVVKYSHGTQFDANVNEVLKTLADKTPKTGFSCVTGSEDQLLAKCESLPKLQSLQGRLQCRGDLSPPDCRACSEQAVESIRRDCPNAIGARVQLEFCFLRYENYSFLSKVDSSYWYGLVNVNSDNDERFNEAARGLMADLSTKAPMCWRDVSAKDCATCLSKGIEQMFSCCSGRVGVQIFMDSCNLRYEIYPIAKHY